In Candidatus Desulforudis audaxviator MP104C, a genomic segment contains:
- the trpE gene encoding anthranilate synthase component I — translation MSTIYPPIEQYRLLAETNNLIPVVREWTIDMETPISIFKRLEPESPCFLLESVEGGESLGRYSFMGFDPLWMLECKNGAGVVRTRAGEEAVSGHPLDILAGQVGRYRCPDLGLPRFFGGAVGYFGYDLVRYLERLPASAPDDLRLPDCSFMFPETVLIFDHVQHTLKAVVNSMVAENPDVSYERACARIHRLREKLDGQFPGHGGAPAPGNGEDQVVAETSPEEFKTAVRRAKEYIAAGEILQVVLSLRLRVPLRTAPFEVYRRLRVINPSPYLFYLDTGSTTVVGASPEMLVRVEGNAVRTRPIAGTRPRGAGRDDDLAYEEELKSDAKERAEHLMLVDLGRNDLARVCAPGSVRVPQFMTVERYSHVMHLTSEVQGTLEPGRTALEALGAVFPAGTVSGAPKVRAMEIIEELEPSRRGIYAGAVGYLGLTGTLDTCIAIRTAVIRDGQVYIQAGAGIVADSDPEREYQEVMHKASALIRAAQGGD, via the coding sequence ATGAGCACGATCTATCCGCCCATTGAACAGTACCGGCTGCTTGCGGAGACGAACAACCTGATTCCCGTGGTCCGGGAATGGACAATCGATATGGAAACCCCCATCTCCATCTTCAAGCGCCTTGAGCCGGAAAGCCCGTGCTTCCTGTTAGAGAGCGTGGAGGGTGGGGAAAGCCTGGGACGTTACTCCTTCATGGGCTTCGATCCCCTGTGGATGCTGGAGTGCAAGAACGGTGCGGGCGTGGTGCGGACTCGGGCCGGCGAAGAGGCGGTGAGCGGCCATCCTCTGGATATCCTAGCCGGGCAGGTGGGGCGGTACCGCTGCCCCGACCTTGGTCTGCCCCGATTTTTCGGCGGCGCCGTCGGGTATTTCGGCTACGACCTGGTCCGCTACCTGGAGCGGTTACCGGCGAGCGCTCCGGACGATTTGCGCCTGCCGGACTGCAGTTTCATGTTTCCGGAAACGGTATTGATCTTTGACCACGTCCAGCACACATTGAAAGCGGTAGTGAATTCCATGGTGGCCGAAAACCCCGACGTTTCCTACGAGCGGGCCTGCGCCCGGATTCACCGCCTGCGGGAAAAACTGGACGGCCAGTTCCCGGGTCACGGTGGTGCTCCAGCCCCGGGAAACGGGGAGGATCAGGTGGTGGCGGAAACCTCGCCCGAAGAATTCAAGACGGCGGTACGTCGCGCCAAGGAATACATCGCGGCCGGTGAGATCCTGCAGGTAGTTCTATCCCTGCGGCTGCGGGTTCCCTTGCGGACGGCGCCCTTCGAAGTATATCGGAGGCTTCGCGTCATCAACCCTTCACCGTACCTGTTCTACCTGGACACCGGTTCCACCACGGTGGTCGGCGCCTCACCGGAGATGTTGGTCCGGGTAGAGGGCAACGCAGTGCGGACGCGCCCGATCGCCGGGACCCGCCCCCGGGGCGCTGGCCGGGACGACGACCTGGCCTACGAGGAGGAACTGAAGAGCGACGCCAAGGAGCGGGCGGAGCACCTGATGCTGGTCGACCTGGGCCGAAACGACTTGGCCCGGGTGTGCGCACCCGGTTCGGTCCGGGTACCCCAGTTTATGACCGTGGAACGCTACTCCCACGTGATGCACCTGACTTCCGAGGTACAGGGGACCCTGGAGCCCGGCCGGACGGCGCTGGAGGCGTTGGGGGCCGTTTTCCCCGCGGGCACGGTGAGCGGGGCCCCGAAGGTGCGGGCCATGGAGATCATTGAGGAACTGGAACCCAGCCGGCGGGGCATTTACGCCGGGGCGGTCGGTTACCTGGGACTGACCGGGACGCTGGACACGTGTATCGCCATCCGCACCGCCGTGATCCGCGACGGCCAGGTTTACATCCAGGCCGGCGCAGGCATCGTCGCCGACTCCGATCCCGAGCGTGAGTACCAGGAAGTGATGCACAAGGCTTCTGCTCTAATTCGGGCGGCACAGGGGGGGGATTAA
- a CDS encoding HD-GYP domain-containing protein has product MRKVPVNCLEPGMRLARAVLGTGGEVYLNAGVTLTQKYIRKLEAIGFYSVYVEDRLLDGVTVQDVISEKTRRDAIIEVRKALTEVSRPGMKAINVAQEITVTADSIVSELLRNPYATVNLVDIRAEGAYLFHHSVNVCVLSVLTGINYGLQKEQLVNLGVGALLHDAGKVRVPPEILNKPGSLTDEEFDQIKLHCAYGRDILKDHPAASVIAYAHHERYNGEGYPLGLKGRDINYLAQMVGMADVYDALTSDRCYRKAHAPHDALELISGSGNWWFDTKLVYNFLCCVAAYPTGTLVQLSSGEIGVVVDTPQGYSFFPNVRVLLNAQGQKVLPYLLSTVKENLWVNRVLDDVEVQTIRNMLETS; this is encoded by the coding sequence ATGCGGAAGGTACCGGTGAATTGCCTTGAGCCGGGAATGCGCCTGGCGCGAGCAGTTTTGGGCACCGGCGGCGAGGTCTACTTGAATGCCGGTGTCACCCTGACCCAAAAATACATTAGGAAACTCGAAGCCATAGGCTTTTACTCCGTCTACGTGGAAGATCGCCTGCTGGATGGGGTGACCGTCCAGGACGTAATATCGGAAAAGACCAGGCGGGACGCCATAATTGAAGTCCGAAAGGCGCTCACGGAAGTGTCCAGACCCGGTATGAAAGCGATCAATGTCGCTCAGGAAATCACTGTAACGGCGGACAGTATCGTCAGCGAACTGCTCAGAAACCCGTATGCTACCGTTAACCTGGTCGACATTCGCGCCGAGGGGGCTTATCTCTTTCACCACTCGGTGAACGTTTGCGTGCTTTCGGTCCTGACCGGAATAAATTACGGGCTTCAAAAGGAGCAACTGGTCAATCTTGGTGTGGGCGCTCTACTGCACGACGCCGGCAAGGTACGGGTCCCGCCGGAAATCCTAAACAAACCGGGATCGCTGACGGATGAAGAGTTTGACCAGATCAAGCTTCATTGTGCTTACGGACGAGACATCCTGAAAGACCACCCTGCGGCCAGCGTGATCGCGTATGCTCACCACGAGCGGTATAATGGGGAGGGTTATCCCCTCGGGCTCAAGGGAAGGGATATCAACTATCTTGCTCAGATGGTCGGGATGGCCGACGTTTACGACGCGCTTACCTCCGACCGCTGTTACCGGAAGGCTCATGCGCCCCATGACGCCCTGGAATTGATCTCGGGTTCGGGGAACTGGTGGTTTGACACCAAACTGGTGTACAACTTCCTGTGTTGCGTGGCGGCTTATCCCACCGGAACCCTGGTCCAGCTGAGTTCCGGAGAAATCGGGGTGGTAGTCGATACCCCGCAGGGTTACTCTTTCTTTCCCAACGTTCGGGTACTGCTCAACGCCCAGGGGCAGAAGGTGCTCCCTTACCTGCTGTCTACGGTGAAAGAAAACCTCTGGGTTAACCGCGTCCTGGATGACGTGGAGGTCCAAACAATCAGAAATATGCTGGAAACATCCTGA
- a CDS encoding HD-GYP domain-containing protein — MRRVPVTALVPGMRIAREVVGGHGEVYLQTGVILTQGYIRKLGELGFASVYVHDALLGDLHVPEAEDIIHDKTRHEAVSRVKTLLQEAAQSQAKAIDPPKELAQTVSDMVNQILNNPSQTLDMYDIRAQNEYLYHHSVNVCALALVIGAQIGLSRRELYELGVGALMHDVGKIKVPAEILDKPGKLSAVEFELVKKHTLYAEELLKNNATAAAIAGMHHERLNGEGYPRGLKEGEIPPLAQIVGIADIFDSLTADRCYRKAYRPDEALEMLLAAGGFWFNFDLVRAFVVNVAAYPVGTMVELNSGEIGVVVSTPKGFPTQPVVRVFVAVDGGWLGDAYDVSTLEKCLFITRVLDEEEISFIKKKILGSRQSTV; from the coding sequence ATGCGTAGAGTTCCCGTAACGGCCCTGGTCCCGGGCATGAGGATTGCCAGGGAGGTAGTGGGAGGCCACGGCGAGGTCTACCTCCAAACCGGTGTCATCCTCACGCAAGGGTATATCCGGAAGCTTGGCGAGCTCGGCTTTGCGTCCGTATATGTTCACGATGCTCTGCTTGGTGACCTCCATGTACCGGAAGCGGAAGACATAATACACGACAAAACCCGGCACGAAGCCGTCAGCAGAGTGAAAACCCTTCTTCAGGAGGCAGCGCAGTCCCAGGCGAAAGCGATCGACCCGCCGAAAGAACTGGCCCAGACGGTCAGTGACATGGTAAATCAGATCTTGAACAATCCATCCCAAACCCTTGACATGTACGACATCCGTGCCCAGAACGAGTATCTGTACCACCACTCAGTCAATGTCTGTGCCCTGGCGCTGGTTATCGGCGCGCAGATCGGCCTTTCCCGGCGTGAACTGTATGAGCTGGGAGTAGGAGCTTTGATGCATGACGTGGGGAAGATTAAAGTTCCCGCGGAAATCCTGGACAAGCCCGGAAAACTGAGCGCCGTGGAATTCGAACTGGTCAAGAAGCACACTCTTTACGCCGAAGAGTTGCTAAAGAACAACGCGACAGCCGCGGCGATAGCCGGTATGCATCACGAACGGCTGAACGGCGAGGGTTACCCGCGGGGACTGAAGGAAGGGGAGATCCCGCCGCTGGCCCAGATTGTCGGCATTGCCGACATCTTCGACTCCCTGACGGCCGACCGGTGTTACCGGAAGGCCTACCGTCCGGACGAGGCCCTGGAGATGCTGCTGGCGGCCGGAGGCTTCTGGTTTAACTTCGATCTGGTGCGTGCCTTCGTGGTCAACGTGGCCGCCTACCCGGTCGGCACAATGGTGGAACTGAACTCCGGGGAGATTGGAGTGGTGGTGAGCACACCCAAGGGATTCCCGACGCAACCCGTGGTGCGTGTGTTTGTTGCGGTTGATGGCGGTTGGCTCGGTGATGCGTATGATGTGTCGACCCTGGAGAAGTGCCTGTTCATTACCAGGGTGTTGGACGAGGAAGAAATCTCCTTTATCAAAAAAAAGATTTTGGGCTCCAGGCAAAGTACAGTCTAA
- the aroH gene encoding chorismate mutase, translating into MSPVRGIRGANTVEENTQAAIFKATRELLEAVIRANDLQVEDIVSVFLTLTPDLNADFPAVAARDMGWDRVPLLCATEINVPGAMPRCLRILMHVHTQRSQNEIKHVYLGRTAALRPDLSE; encoded by the coding sequence ATGAGTCCGGTACGCGGAATCCGCGGTGCAAATACCGTGGAGGAAAACACCCAGGCCGCCATTTTCAAGGCCACGCGGGAACTGCTGGAGGCTGTGATCCGGGCTAACGACCTCCAGGTGGAAGATATCGTCAGCGTATTTCTGACGCTCACCCCGGACCTGAACGCCGATTTTCCGGCGGTGGCGGCCCGGGACATGGGCTGGGACCGGGTTCCGCTCCTGTGTGCCACTGAAATCAACGTTCCGGGCGCCATGCCCCGGTGCCTGCGCATCCTGATGCACGTTCACACCCAGCGTTCCCAAAACGAAATCAAACACGTGTATCTGGGCCGGACGGCCGCGTTGCGGCCGGACCTGTCCGAATGA
- a CDS encoding pseudouridine synthase produces MRLQKYLAEAGIASRRASEELILAGRVRVNGEVVRELGTTVDSSRDRVEVDGQKIRPEPKIYVLLYKPRGYVTTARDPQGRRKVTDLVAGAGGRVFPVGRLDYDSEGLLLLTNDGELAYRLTHPRFHVPKTYHVVLDRSPGPAALRAIARGVELDDGLTAPAGVRLVRRDGREALVEMTIHEGRKRQVRRMWAALGFEVQRLKRVRMAGLELGGLEPGRWRHLRTTEVRELRKLVRLP; encoded by the coding sequence TTGAGACTGCAGAAGTACCTGGCGGAGGCCGGCATCGCTTCGCGCCGTGCTAGCGAGGAGTTGATCCTTGCCGGGCGGGTGCGGGTTAACGGTGAGGTGGTTCGCGAACTCGGCACCACGGTCGATTCCTCCCGGGACCGCGTGGAGGTTGACGGCCAAAAAATCCGGCCCGAGCCCAAGATTTACGTTTTGTTGTACAAGCCCCGCGGCTACGTGACCACGGCCCGGGACCCCCAGGGAAGGCGCAAGGTGACCGACCTGGTGGCGGGTGCGGGCGGCCGGGTTTTCCCGGTCGGACGCCTGGACTACGACAGCGAGGGCCTACTGTTGCTCACCAACGACGGCGAACTGGCCTACCGTCTGACCCATCCCCGTTTCCACGTCCCGAAGACCTACCACGTGGTGCTGGATCGCTCACCTGGGCCGGCGGCGTTGCGCGCCATCGCCCGCGGCGTTGAACTGGACGACGGCCTGACAGCGCCGGCGGGAGTCCGCCTGGTGCGCCGGGACGGCAGGGAGGCTCTGGTGGAGATGACCATCCACGAGGGCCGGAAACGCCAGGTGCGGCGGATGTGGGCCGCCCTGGGATTTGAAGTGCAAAGGTTGAAGCGCGTCCGGATGGCGGGCCTTGAACTGGGCGGCCTGGAACCCGGCCGCTGGCGGCACCTGCGAACGACCGAAGTGCGGGAGTTGAGGAAACTGGTGCGGTTACCGTAA
- a CDS encoding spore maturation protein yields MLELVGAVSKWAIPVFLAVVLIAGAIRGVRVFEAFVEGAEQGFGMAVKIIPYLVAMVVAISVFRASGAMDCFVGLISPLLTFVGAPPEILPHALMRPLSGGAALGIATELIEKHGPDSFIGLLVSTMQGSTDTTFYILTLYFGAVGVKRYRYAVASGLTADLTTLLASIFIAGIVFRG; encoded by the coding sequence ATGCTAGAGCTGGTCGGGGCCGTTTCCAAATGGGCCATTCCCGTGTTTCTTGCCGTGGTCCTGATTGCCGGGGCCATCCGTGGGGTCCGCGTGTTCGAGGCCTTCGTGGAGGGCGCCGAGCAGGGGTTTGGAATGGCGGTCAAGATCATTCCCTATCTGGTGGCGATGGTGGTCGCCATCAGCGTGTTCCGGGCCTCAGGCGCCATGGATTGCTTCGTGGGACTGATCTCCCCGCTGCTCACCTTCGTGGGCGCTCCACCCGAGATTCTGCCCCACGCGCTGATGCGCCCGCTCTCCGGGGGTGCCGCCTTGGGGATTGCCACCGAGCTGATCGAGAAGCACGGGCCGGACAGTTTCATCGGCCTGTTGGTTTCAACGATGCAGGGTTCGACGGACACAACCTTCTACATTCTCACGCTCTATTTCGGAGCCGTGGGGGTGAAGCGGTACCGGTACGCCGTGGCCTCCGGTCTGACGGCGGATCTGACCACCCTGCTGGCTTCCATCTTTATCGCGGGTATCGTTTTTAGAGGTTAG
- a CDS encoding nucleoside recognition domain-containing protein, translated as MVNYVWLSLMLLGILAAGVNGRIDVVTRAALDGAQIAVKTAFGLIAIMAFWLGVMKIAERAGLMRLLAFLVRPLVRVLFPSVPRDHPAVGAIVMNLSANILGLGNAATPMGLIAMKELQKLNPYPDRASDAMCTFLALNTACLTLIPSTVIGIRALYGSAEPTAVVGTTIFATSCGMTAAILADRFFRGVYRARGDRLC; from the coding sequence ATGGTCAACTACGTGTGGCTTTCGCTGATGCTGTTGGGAATCTTGGCGGCAGGCGTAAACGGCCGGATCGACGTGGTGACCAGGGCGGCCCTGGACGGGGCGCAAATTGCGGTAAAGACGGCCTTCGGGTTGATCGCGATAATGGCCTTCTGGCTGGGGGTGATGAAAATCGCCGAACGGGCCGGGCTGATGCGCCTGTTGGCCTTCCTGGTCCGGCCACTGGTCCGCGTCCTTTTTCCGAGTGTGCCCAGGGACCATCCGGCCGTGGGGGCGATTGTGATGAATCTGAGTGCAAATATCCTGGGACTGGGGAACGCGGCCACCCCGATGGGCCTGATCGCGATGAAGGAACTCCAGAAACTGAACCCCTATCCGGACCGGGCTTCGGATGCAATGTGCACTTTTCTGGCTCTGAACACCGCCTGCCTGACGCTGATTCCCTCAACGGTGATCGGAATTCGGGCCCTGTACGGCTCGGCCGAGCCGACCGCCGTGGTGGGCACCACCATCTTCGCCACCAGCTGCGGCATGACCGCCGCCATCCTGGCCGACCGTTTCTTCCGGGGGGTTTACAGGGCTCGGGGTGATCGACTATGCTAG
- the ytfJ gene encoding GerW family sporulation protein, with amino-acid sequence MEPHPIEGLMRTAMESIKEMIDVNVVVGDPVETPDGTVVIPVSRVTLGFAAGGAEFQVDKGEEETVYPFGGGSGAGVAVQPVGFLVIGNGQVRLIPVDANVIADRLIDLAPQVLDKIDALIKRSEQKKEEKLQ; translated from the coding sequence ATGGAACCGCATCCCATCGAAGGACTTATGAGGACCGCGATGGAAAGCATAAAAGAAATGATCGACGTGAACGTGGTGGTCGGGGATCCGGTGGAAACACCGGACGGAACGGTGGTTATCCCGGTCTCCCGGGTCACCCTGGGGTTCGCCGCCGGGGGCGCTGAGTTCCAGGTCGACAAGGGTGAAGAAGAGACCGTGTATCCGTTCGGCGGCGGCAGCGGCGCGGGTGTGGCCGTGCAGCCGGTGGGTTTCCTGGTGATCGGCAATGGCCAGGTACGCCTGATCCCGGTGGATGCGAACGTGATCGCCGACCGCCTGATTGACTTGGCCCCGCAGGTGCTGGACAAGATCGACGCACTGATCAAGCGCTCGGAGCAGAAAAAAGAGGAAAAGCTGCAGTAG
- a CDS encoding DUF2953 domain-containing protein, whose amino-acid sequence MTTIIVTGAIVLVLVLVPLSRIRVHLKFTRRGEDDRISMVVAWLKYLRYTLDVPLVDLLVRSHPAVRFKTKRGLSQTVPGGKPEETMVTLDYLFDVYRRYGDYLFALFYLAGRTRISRFRWYTEIGTGEVHHTGVAVGIAWAAKITLVTALFALSAPGTRPELAVFPNYEHRRFRTFLDCIFDVRIGHIMMTGMKALWRSRGERAWQWNRIPSKDL is encoded by the coding sequence ATGACAACCATCATCGTGACCGGAGCCATAGTGCTGGTCTTGGTCCTGGTGCCTTTGTCCCGGATCAGGGTGCACCTCAAGTTTACCCGCCGCGGAGAAGACGACCGGATAAGCATGGTAGTAGCCTGGCTGAAGTACCTCCGCTACACCCTGGATGTGCCCCTAGTGGACCTGCTGGTGCGCAGCCACCCTGCGGTGCGGTTCAAGACGAAAAGGGGCTTGTCCCAAACGGTTCCCGGCGGTAAACCCGAGGAGACGATGGTCACTTTAGACTATCTGTTCGATGTTTACAGGAGGTACGGAGATTACTTATTCGCCCTCTTTTACCTGGCGGGCCGGACCCGGATCAGCCGGTTCCGCTGGTATACCGAGATCGGTACCGGGGAAGTCCACCACACCGGGGTGGCGGTCGGGATCGCCTGGGCGGCCAAAATCACTCTGGTGACCGCACTTTTTGCCCTTTCCGCGCCCGGAACGAGGCCGGAGTTGGCGGTGTTCCCGAACTACGAACACCGCCGCTTCCGTACTTTTCTGGACTGCATATTCGACGTCCGCATCGGCCATATTATGATGACAGGGATGAAGGCTTTATGGCGCAGCAGGGGGGAAAGAGCATGGCAATGGAACCGCATCCCATCGAAGGACTTATGA
- the trpS gene encoding tryptophan--tRNA ligase: MKELRIVSGMRPSGRLHIGHLSVLSNWLRLQEENDCFFFVADWHALTTAFDDPGSIGENTREMLADWLAVGIDPERSTVFVQSRLLEHAELHLLLSMITPLSWLERVPTYKDQVQQLAARGKDITTYGFLGYPLLQTADILMYRADAVPVGQDQLPHLELSREVARRFNHLYGNVFPEPQALLAKESLLPGVDGRKMSKSYENEISLSASPDIIEKRVRMMITDPARIRKNDPGHPEVCHVYTYQELYNRDLSTEIAASCRAGSVGCVTCKLRLAESLNKYLKPIRERRERLLAQPGLIDEVIERGTEKARAAAGETMRLVRRAMRI; this comes from the coding sequence ATGAAAGAATTGCGTATAGTCAGCGGGATGCGGCCCAGCGGTAGACTGCACATCGGTCATTTGAGCGTGCTCTCCAACTGGCTGCGGCTGCAGGAAGAAAACGACTGTTTTTTCTTTGTGGCCGACTGGCACGCCCTGACCACCGCCTTCGACGATCCAGGCTCAATCGGCGAAAACACCCGGGAGATGCTGGCCGACTGGTTGGCGGTGGGCATCGATCCGGAGCGGAGCACGGTTTTTGTCCAGTCCCGGCTTCTTGAGCACGCCGAACTGCACCTGCTGCTCTCGATGATCACTCCGCTTTCCTGGCTGGAGCGGGTGCCGACGTACAAGGACCAGGTTCAGCAACTGGCGGCCAGGGGAAAGGACATCACCACGTACGGCTTTCTGGGTTATCCACTCTTGCAGACGGCGGACATCCTCATGTACCGGGCCGACGCAGTGCCGGTGGGGCAAGACCAACTGCCGCACCTGGAGTTGTCGCGCGAAGTGGCCCGGCGCTTCAATCACCTGTACGGGAATGTTTTCCCCGAACCGCAGGCATTGCTGGCCAAGGAGTCCCTACTCCCGGGCGTGGACGGCCGGAAGATGAGTAAGAGCTACGAGAACGAAATCAGCCTGAGCGCCTCCCCGGACATAATCGAGAAAAGGGTGCGGATGATGATCACCGACCCGGCGCGCATCCGGAAGAACGATCCCGGTCACCCGGAGGTGTGCCACGTTTACACCTACCAGGAACTTTACAACCGCGACCTGAGCACAGAAATCGCCGCGTCCTGCCGGGCCGGCAGCGTGGGGTGCGTGACCTGCAAACTCCGGCTTGCCGAGAGCCTGAACAAATACCTGAAACCCATCCGGGAGCGCCGGGAACGACTGCTGGCCCAACCCGGCCTGATCGATGAAGTGATCGAACGCGGTACCGAAAAGGCCCGGGCGGCAGCCGGGGAAACCATGCGCTTGGTGCGCCGGGCGATGCGGATCTGA
- a CDS encoding site-2 protease family protein, which yields MFEMNPVIAVLVIVIGVVFHEVAHGWTAKRLGDRTAENAGRLTLNPIPHLDPVGSIIVPAALVLLNAGVVFGWAKPVPVNPYNFRGDIKRGMMLVSLAGPGSNLLLAAGGAVLLGLFMGFQGFQQFWEAIRTLPGSFLYALIQINLVLAFLNLLPVPPLDGSKILAGILPGRQEWLYTLEKYGFVVLIVLLVTGAIGVYLTAVVLPSFQFLLKFAANIARFFGS from the coding sequence ATGTTTGAGATGAATCCGGTTATCGCCGTCCTGGTTATCGTGATCGGCGTGGTTTTTCACGAAGTCGCGCACGGCTGGACGGCCAAGCGACTCGGCGACAGGACCGCCGAGAACGCCGGACGCCTGACGCTGAACCCAATCCCGCACCTGGACCCGGTCGGGTCAATCATTGTCCCGGCGGCGCTGGTGCTCCTGAACGCCGGCGTGGTCTTCGGCTGGGCGAAACCAGTACCGGTGAACCCCTACAACTTCCGGGGAGACATCAAGCGGGGGATGATGCTGGTTTCCCTGGCCGGTCCGGGGTCCAATCTGCTGCTCGCAGCCGGCGGCGCGGTGCTCCTCGGCCTGTTCATGGGTTTCCAGGGGTTTCAGCAGTTCTGGGAGGCAATCCGAACGTTGCCGGGCAGTTTTCTGTATGCCCTGATCCAGATTAACCTGGTGCTGGCTTTCTTGAACCTGCTGCCGGTTCCGCCGCTGGACGGCTCCAAGATCCTGGCCGGGATTCTGCCTGGTCGGCAGGAATGGCTCTACACCCTGGAAAAATACGGCTTTGTAGTTTTGATTGTGCTGCTGGTTACCGGTGCCATCGGCGTTTACCTGACGGCGGTGGTCCTGCCTTCATTTCAATTTCTCTTGAAGTTTGCGGCCAATATCGCGCGCTTCTTCGGAAGCTGA